One genomic region from Desulfuromonas sp. TF encodes:
- a CDS encoding thiamine pyrophosphate-dependent enzyme: GKKFTLQVAPEDCTGCGACVHNCPAKSKEDPNHKAINMTFQAPLREQEAKNWDFFLGLSDTDPALINRASLKGSQLLPPMFEFSGACAGCGETPFVKLCSQLFGDRMLVANATGCSSIYGGNLPTTPWTTRKDGLGPAWSNSLFEDNAEFGFGMRLAVDKSTEYALEMLDRIMGCGCKVCEADKALMQQIKEADQSTQEGIEAQRGRVAQLKKVLASCTDPEAKQLLNVADYLVKKSVWIHGGDGWAYDIGYGGLDHVLASGENVNVLVLDTEVYSNTGGQASKATPLGAVAQFAAGGKRMPKKDLGMIAMTYGNIYVAKVAMSNPAQAVKAMLEADAYDGPSLVIAYTHCIAHGIDMASAVDGCKEAVNSGHWPLFRYDPRLADQGKNPLQLDSKEPTITFEDYAQRQNRYRVLKKANPEAAAKLMEEANKITATRFDLYKKLAEMQADCGKK, encoded by the coding sequence CGGCAAGAAGTTCACCCTCCAGGTCGCTCCCGAGGACTGCACCGGCTGCGGCGCCTGCGTCCACAACTGCCCCGCCAAGAGCAAGGAAGACCCCAACCACAAGGCCATCAATATGACCTTCCAGGCTCCGCTTCGCGAGCAGGAGGCCAAAAACTGGGACTTCTTCCTCGGTCTCTCCGACACCGACCCGGCCCTGATCAACCGCGCCAGCCTCAAGGGCAGCCAGCTGCTGCCGCCGATGTTCGAGTTCTCCGGCGCCTGCGCCGGCTGCGGCGAGACCCCCTTCGTCAAACTGTGCTCCCAGCTCTTCGGCGACCGCATGCTGGTGGCCAACGCCACCGGCTGCTCCTCCATCTACGGCGGCAACCTCCCCACCACCCCCTGGACCACCCGCAAGGACGGCCTGGGCCCGGCGTGGAGCAACTCCCTGTTCGAAGACAACGCCGAGTTCGGCTTCGGCATGCGCCTGGCCGTCGACAAGAGCACCGAGTACGCCCTGGAGATGCTCGATCGGATCATGGGGTGCGGCTGCAAGGTGTGCGAGGCCGACAAGGCCCTCATGCAGCAGATCAAGGAGGCCGACCAGAGCACCCAGGAGGGGATCGAGGCCCAGCGCGGCCGCGTCGCCCAGCTCAAGAAGGTGCTCGCCTCCTGCACCGATCCCGAAGCCAAGCAGCTCCTCAACGTCGCCGACTACCTGGTCAAGAAGTCCGTCTGGATCCACGGCGGCGACGGCTGGGCCTACGACATCGGCTACGGCGGGCTCGACCACGTGCTCGCCTCCGGCGAGAACGTCAACGTGCTGGTGCTCGACACCGAGGTCTACTCCAACACCGGAGGCCAGGCCTCCAAGGCGACCCCGCTGGGCGCCGTCGCCCAGTTCGCCGCCGGCGGCAAGCGCATGCCGAAGAAGGACCTCGGCATGATCGCCATGACCTACGGCAACATCTATGTCGCCAAGGTCGCCATGTCCAACCCCGCCCAGGCGGTCAAGGCGATGCTCGAAGCCGACGCCTACGACGGCCCCTCTCTGGTGATCGCCTACACCCACTGCATCGCCCACGGCATCGACATGGCCTCGGCGGTGGACGGCTGCAAGGAGGCGGTCAACAGCGGCCACTGGCCCCTGTTCCGCTACGATCCGCGCCTGGCCGATCAGGGGAAGAACCCGCTGCAGCTCGACTCCAAGGAGCCGACCATCACCTTCGAGGACTACGCCCAGCGGCAGAACCGCTACCGGGTGCTCAAGAAAGCCAACCCCGAGGCGGCGGCCAAGCTGATGGAAGAGGCCAACAAGATCACGGCAACACGCTTCGACCTGTACAAGAAGCTGGCTGAAATGCAGGCCGACTGCGGTAAGAAATAG
- a CDS encoding acetyl-CoA carboxylase biotin carboxyl carrier protein subunit: MAELISPIAGNVWKIHVAVGDKVEMDDEVIILEALKMETPIFSDDSGTITELRVKEGDAVNEGDVLAIIA; the protein is encoded by the coding sequence ATGGCAGAGCTGATTTCACCGATCGCGGGCAACGTCTGGAAAATTCATGTGGCCGTCGGCGATAAGGTCGAGATGGACGATGAAGTGATCATCCTCGAGGCCCTGAAGATGGAAACCCCCATCTTCAGCGACGACAGCGGCACCATCACCGAACTGCGGGTCAAGGAAGGCGACGCGGTCAATGAAGGGGATGTCCTCGCCATCATTGCCTGA
- a CDS encoding SDR family oxidoreductase, translated as MADSNLKEVVVVTGASAGLGRAITRAFASRGARIGLLARGRERLETTREEVESLGGKALVLPADVADAGRIEAAADEVEKAYGPIDIWVNNAMTSVFSAFRDMTPEEFRRVTEVTYLGYVHGTMAALKRMLPRDRGTIVQVGSALSMRSIPLQSSYCGAKAAVRGFTDSIRCELLHDKSNVHITMVQMPALNTPQFGWVKSRLPRKAQPVPPIFQPEIGADAVVWAAHHRKREVYVGASTVQAIWGNKLIAGLLDRYFGRTGFDAQMTSEPEDPNRPDDLWSSLPGDPGAHGAFDARARRHSLQWQANRNKGWIGLGTLAVGAMAAGLTLRRR; from the coding sequence ATGGCTGATTCCAATCTGAAAGAGGTTGTCGTTGTCACCGGTGCGAGCGCCGGCCTGGGACGCGCCATCACCCGAGCGTTCGCCAGTCGGGGCGCCCGCATCGGCCTGCTGGCCCGGGGAAGGGAAAGGCTGGAAACGACCCGTGAGGAAGTGGAATCTCTCGGGGGCAAGGCCTTGGTTCTGCCGGCGGACGTCGCCGATGCCGGCCGGATCGAGGCGGCCGCCGATGAGGTGGAGAAAGCCTACGGTCCGATCGACATATGGGTAAACAACGCCATGACTTCAGTCTTTTCGGCTTTTCGGGACATGACTCCGGAAGAGTTTCGCAGGGTCACTGAGGTGACCTATCTCGGGTACGTCCACGGGACGATGGCTGCCCTGAAAAGGATGCTGCCGCGCGACCGCGGAACCATCGTCCAGGTCGGTTCCGCCCTGTCGATGCGCAGCATCCCTCTGCAGAGCAGTTACTGCGGAGCGAAAGCCGCCGTCCGCGGCTTTACCGATTCTATTCGCTGCGAACTTCTGCACGACAAGAGCAACGTCCACATCACCATGGTCCAGATGCCGGCCCTCAACACTCCCCAGTTCGGTTGGGTGAAATCTCGCCTGCCGCGAAAGGCGCAGCCGGTCCCGCCGATCTTTCAGCCGGAAATCGGAGCCGATGCCGTCGTCTGGGCAGCGCATCACCGCAAGCGCGAGGTCTACGTGGGTGCCAGCACGGTGCAGGCGATCTGGGGCAACAAACTGATCGCCGGCCTCCTCGACCGATATTTCGGCAGGACGGGATTCGACGCCCAGATGACCAGCGAGCCCGAGGACCCGAACCGCCCCGACGATCTCTGGTCCTCCCTCCCCGGAGATCCCGGAGCGCACGGCGCCTTCGACGCCCGGGCCAGGCGCCATAGCCTGCAGTGGCAGGCAAACCGCAATAAGGGCTGGATCGGGCTCGGCACGCTGGCGGTGGGGGCGATGGCCGCCGGCCTTACCCTGCGCAGGCGTTAA
- a CDS encoding 2-oxoacid:acceptor oxidoreductase family protein gives DGTVGANKNSIKIIGETTDNNVQAYFVYDSKKAGSMTTSHLRFGKEEIRAPYLIDSSDFVACHNFSFLEKYDMLASAKEGATFLLNAPFGKDEIWAHLPKEVQQRIIGKKLKFYVIDGVRLGNEIGLGPRINVIMQTAFFKISNIIPLDQAIREIKDAIVKSYGKAGEKVLAMNNKAVDVALENIEEVAVPSSADSALRMKAGLGAETPDFVRNTLGPIIDGLGDSVPVSALPADGTFPTGTAKYEKRNIAVDIPVWDEELCIQCGICSFVCPHATIRMKIYDGAELGGAPAAFKSVE, from the coding sequence CGACGGCACCGTCGGCGCCAACAAGAACTCCATCAAGATCATCGGCGAGACCACCGACAACAACGTGCAGGCCTACTTTGTCTACGACTCCAAGAAGGCCGGCAGCATGACCACCTCTCACCTGCGCTTCGGCAAGGAGGAGATCCGCGCCCCTTACCTGATCGACAGCTCCGACTTCGTCGCCTGCCACAACTTCTCCTTCCTCGAGAAGTACGACATGCTGGCAAGCGCCAAGGAAGGGGCCACCTTCCTGCTGAATGCCCCCTTCGGCAAGGACGAGATCTGGGCCCATCTGCCCAAAGAGGTGCAGCAGAGAATCATCGGCAAGAAGCTCAAGTTCTACGTCATCGACGGCGTGCGCCTCGGCAACGAGATCGGTCTCGGCCCCCGCATCAACGTCATCATGCAGACCGCCTTCTTCAAGATCTCGAACATCATCCCCCTCGACCAGGCGATCCGCGAGATCAAGGACGCCATCGTCAAGAGCTACGGCAAGGCCGGCGAGAAGGTGCTGGCGATGAACAACAAGGCCGTCGACGTCGCCCTCGAGAACATCGAGGAAGTCGCCGTCCCCTCCAGCGCCGACAGCGCTCTGCGCATGAAGGCCGGCCTCGGCGCCGAGACCCCCGATTTCGTACGCAACACCCTGGGTCCCATCATTGACGGGCTGGGCGACAGCGTCCCCGTCTCGGCCCTGCCCGCCGACGGCACCTTCCCCACCGGCACCGCCAAGTACGAGAAGCGCAACATCGCCGTCGACATCCCCGTGTGGGACGAAGAGCTCTGCATCCAGTGCGGCATCTGCTCCTTCGTCTGTCCCCACGCCACCATCCGGATGAAGATCTACGACGGCGCCGAACTCGGCGGGGCCCCTGCGGCCTTCAAGTCCGTCGAG
- a CDS encoding cytochrome c, with protein sequence MKAFLILTVLLIGGFSLFIYSGIYNVAASEPHLDAVEWIMETTRDRSVRRHADKAPGPPEREEANFREGFRHYDEMCVICHSAPGIEQSEISKGQNPEPPDLGEEVLKWSREELFWIVKNGLKMTGMPAFGLSHSDREIGDIVGFITRLPDISPQEYAGLREEMGRENSVGHSH encoded by the coding sequence ATGAAAGCATTTCTGATTCTGACCGTCCTGCTGATCGGAGGTTTTTCCCTCTTCATCTATTCCGGGATCTATAATGTCGCCGCTTCAGAGCCGCATCTGGACGCAGTGGAGTGGATCATGGAAACAACCCGGGATCGTTCGGTTCGACGTCATGCCGATAAGGCTCCAGGCCCTCCGGAGCGGGAGGAGGCGAATTTCAGAGAAGGATTTCGTCACTATGACGAAATGTGCGTCATCTGCCATTCGGCCCCGGGAATCGAACAGAGCGAAATCAGCAAGGGGCAGAATCCGGAGCCGCCGGACTTGGGGGAAGAAGTGTTGAAATGGTCAAGAGAGGAGCTGTTCTGGATCGTCAAGAACGGTTTGAAGATGACGGGAATGCCGGCTTTCGGTCTCTCCCATTCCGACAGGGAAATTGGAGACATCGTCGGTTTCATCACCAGACTTCCCGACATAAGCCCTCAAGAATACGCGGGACTCCGTGAGGAGATGGGTCGGGAAAATTCCGTGGGACACAGTCATTAA